A genomic segment from Nocardia cyriacigeorgica GUH-2 encodes:
- a CDS encoding DUF6480 family protein, which yields MDPDPSRTPDLEPGGGVAPGATPPDTPQTSGLSAPEPDTRHHFPFTGIAAILVTVLVVAVFLVVAVALVISLG from the coding sequence ATGGATCCCGACCCGTCCCGCACCCCCGATCTCGAACCCGGTGGTGGGGTCGCGCCCGGTGCGACCCCACCGGATACTCCGCAGACCTCAGGGCTGTCGGCGCCCGAGCCCGATACCCGCCATCATTTTCCGTTCACCGGAATCGCCGCGATCCTGGTGACGGTCCTGGTGGTGGCGGTGTTCCTGGTGGTCGCGGTGGCCTTGGTGATCTCGCTCGGGTGA
- a CDS encoding metallophosphoesterase family protein produces the protein MRIAAVGDIHLGTDSRGLLRPALESLPERADVLLLAGDLTKHGTVDEARVVAEEFADLPVPVIAVLGNHDYHSDAQDEITDLLGGHHITVLEGSSTTVRVGDSTLAVAGTIGFGGGFAGKCASVFGERMMREFAGRSVALADSLRVALAGCDADITVALTHYSPVTDTLHGEPPEIYPFLGSYLLGEAIDDAGADLALHGHAHAGREHGTTPGGIRVRNVAQPVIRAAYTIYDLRTAPEPAQVGRPGAVR, from the coding sequence ATGCGGATCGCGGCGGTCGGAGACATTCATCTGGGGACCGATTCACGCGGGCTGCTGCGCCCGGCGCTGGAATCGCTGCCCGAGCGCGCCGATGTGCTGCTGCTGGCCGGCGATCTGACCAAGCACGGCACGGTGGACGAGGCCCGCGTCGTCGCCGAGGAATTCGCCGATCTGCCGGTCCCGGTGATCGCCGTGCTCGGCAATCACGACTATCACAGCGACGCCCAGGACGAGATCACCGATCTGCTCGGCGGGCACCACATCACCGTGCTGGAGGGTTCGTCCACCACGGTGCGCGTCGGCGACTCGACCCTCGCGGTCGCGGGCACCATCGGCTTCGGCGGCGGCTTCGCCGGTAAATGCGCCAGCGTGTTCGGTGAACGCATGATGCGCGAATTCGCCGGACGCTCGGTGGCCCTGGCCGATTCGCTGCGGGTGGCGCTGGCCGGCTGCGACGCCGATATCACCGTCGCGCTGACCCACTACTCGCCCGTCACCGACACCCTGCACGGCGAACCACCAGAGATCTATCCGTTCCTCGGTTCGTATCTGCTCGGTGAGGCGATCGACGACGCCGGCGCCGACCTGGCGCTGCACGGGCACGCGCACGCCGGACGCGAACACGGCACGACGCCGGGTGGCATCCGGGTCCGCAATGTCGCGCAACCGGTGATCCGGGCTGCCTACACCATCTACGACCTGCGCACGGCACCCGAGCCGGCGCAGGTCGGCAGGCCCGGTGCGGTGCGCTGA
- a CDS encoding nucleotidyltransferase, whose amino-acid sequence MAPTIDQLLHALTRAANALSEAGIPFAVAGGCAVYARGGPASDHDVDLFVRPADIAEVRSVLARAGLRVADAAEDWLTKAYDGDTLIDVVHRPNDREVTEEMLGRAEVMPVGPVRAPVIDGTDLMVDKLLVFSAHRLDLSPLLRIARDLREQVDWRSVRAQTEHSPYAKAFLGLIDDLGIADTGRGN is encoded by the coding sequence ATGGCACCGACGATCGACCAGCTGCTGCACGCGCTCACCCGCGCGGCGAACGCACTGTCCGAGGCCGGGATACCGTTCGCGGTGGCCGGCGGCTGTGCGGTGTACGCGCGCGGCGGGCCCGCCTCCGACCATGACGTGGACCTGTTCGTCCGGCCCGCCGATATCGCCGAGGTGCGCAGTGTGCTGGCCCGCGCGGGCCTGCGGGTGGCCGATGCCGCCGAGGACTGGCTGACCAAGGCCTACGACGGCGACACCCTCATCGACGTGGTCCACCGCCCCAATGACCGTGAGGTCACCGAGGAGATGCTGGGGCGTGCGGAGGTGATGCCGGTGGGCCCGGTCCGGGCACCGGTCATCGACGGCACCGATCTGATGGTCGACAAGCTGCTGGTCTTCAGCGCGCACCGGCTCGATCTCAGCCCGCTGCTGCGCATCGCCCGCGATCTGCGCGAACAGGTGGATTGGCGGTCGGTGCGCGCGCAGACCGAACATTCGCCCTACGCGAAGGCATTCCTCGGTCTCATCGATGACCTCGGAATCGCCGACACCGGAAGAGGCAACTGA
- a CDS encoding ArsR/SmtB family transcription factor produces the protein MPLGRWKSADHPAIEEVAIDDVLHALADPTRRRIVRTLLAEGDRPCGTFDLDVAASTLSHHFKALRRAGVIRQFDVGRQRMNTLRLDELGTRFPGLVDSILAMSEPEAPNR, from the coding sequence GTGCCACTGGGGAGATGGAAGTCCGCCGACCATCCCGCGATCGAGGAGGTCGCGATCGACGATGTGCTGCACGCGCTGGCCGATCCGACTCGTCGCCGCATCGTGCGGACCCTGCTCGCCGAGGGCGATCGGCCGTGCGGCACCTTCGATCTCGACGTCGCCGCCTCCACCCTCAGTCATCACTTCAAGGCCCTGCGCCGAGCCGGGGTCATCCGGCAATTCGACGTCGGACGTCAGCGGATGAACACGCTACGACTCGATGAACTCGGCACCCGGTTCCCCGGATTGGTCGATTCCATCCTCGCGATGTCCGAACCCGAGGCCCCGAACCGCTGA
- a CDS encoding DUF6766 family protein → MTHFRRWGAVYLLVLLFAGSWAAQFVTQLSDYRSTQEALGQPFEWGGYLHNFFASTFENWQSEWLQLIFQAILLLGAKHWLFAVDAEDLERIENKIDAVNATLARTGPVV, encoded by the coding sequence ATGACCCACTTCAGACGATGGGGCGCTGTCTATCTGCTGGTGCTGTTGTTCGCGGGCTCCTGGGCCGCGCAGTTCGTCACCCAGCTCAGCGATTACCGCAGCACCCAGGAAGCGCTCGGGCAGCCCTTCGAATGGGGCGGCTACCTGCACAACTTCTTTGCCAGCACGTTCGAGAACTGGCAGAGCGAGTGGCTACAGCTGATCTTCCAGGCGATCCTGCTGCTCGGTGCCAAGCATTGGCTGTTCGCCGTCGATGCCGAGGATCTCGAACGGATCGAGAACAAGATCGACGCGGTCAACGCGACGCTGGCCCGCACCGGACCGGTTGTCTGA
- a CDS encoding BON domain-containing protein, with product MPGTTHEPGSTPPQYLVARLRRALAEDPRTAELGVQIHIRGGVVVLDGEVTSAERKQRLEDTVRELVPGARIHNEVRVGTPAQPGPSEELR from the coding sequence ATGCCAGGCACCACCCACGAACCCGGATCCACTCCGCCGCAGTATCTGGTCGCGCGGCTGCGCCGAGCGCTGGCCGAGGACCCGCGCACCGCCGAACTGGGTGTGCAGATCCATATCCGCGGCGGTGTCGTCGTGCTCGACGGCGAGGTGACCAGCGCCGAACGCAAACAGCGGCTCGAGGACACGGTGCGCGAACTGGTGCCAGGGGCCCGCATTCACAACGAGGTCCGGGTCGGTACGCCCGCACAGCCGGGGCCGAGCGAGGAATTGCGGTAG
- a CDS encoding MFS transporter: MTTSTTRADAGPPETGESTTLSHRQVLTILSGLLLGMFLAALDQNIVSVAIVKIANSLHGFDEQAWATTAYLITATITTPLYGKLADIYGRKPFYLLAIGLFVIGSVACTFATSMYQLAAFRAFQGLGAGGLMSLAFTIIGDIVPARERVRYQGYFMIVFGGATVLGPVLGGFFSDYDILGGIEGWRWVFLVNVPVGVLAMIVVAKVLNVPHQRQNHRIDWLGAIALAICVVPLLIVAEQGRHWGWDSHKALTCYGIGAAGLLLFVLIEFLMKDAALIPLRLFKNSTFSVTIAGGFIVGVAMFGAITMVPQYFQVVRGYSPTKAGLLMLPLVLGIMVGSGIAGQITKRTGRYKILPVAGTFIIAVGAVLYAQVHYDSALWQPLVYGGVIGLGLGACMQTLIIAAQNAGPRSDMGVSTASATFFRQMGGTLGVAIFLTILFNLLPRKITEAFGGTLPPGFDAAALGDLQSNTSVIATLPPEVRAPILTGFTDSMQGVFYAAAAVALLACVVLMFMKEIPLQDAPVAATAPDAEPAEAASSWDEDQVWEGAAQALSEPEPVLAAAAARHAEANGHGAHESSATSAFDAGYGADVAISGRVHREDGQPVPDAALTLIDPKGRQAARATGDAHGEFVFASADAGSYVLIASASGHQPTAVNVTVGSQPQRLDLTLLGSGRLSGVVRSAGSGDPLAGATVTLTDQRGEVVAAAVTGADGGYVCEGVVAGSYTLVAVADHMRPDAITLAVPDTGVLRHDIELTPMAVLVGTAETADGRTVADAQITVLDESGELTATTRTDEHGRYVVPDLPVGRYTIVARGYPAVTGQVLVSGGEVSHDVRLGYDD; the protein is encoded by the coding sequence ATGACCACATCGACCACCCGGGCGGACGCGGGGCCCCCGGAGACCGGCGAGAGCACCACTCTGTCGCATCGGCAGGTGCTGACGATTCTCTCCGGCCTGTTGCTCGGCATGTTCCTGGCCGCGCTGGACCAGAACATCGTGAGTGTCGCGATCGTCAAGATCGCCAACAGCTTGCACGGTTTCGACGAACAGGCGTGGGCCACCACCGCCTATCTGATCACCGCGACCATCACCACACCGCTGTACGGCAAACTCGCCGACATCTACGGTCGCAAACCGTTCTATCTCCTCGCGATCGGGCTGTTCGTCATCGGTTCGGTGGCCTGCACCTTCGCCACCTCGATGTATCAGCTCGCCGCGTTCCGCGCCTTCCAGGGCCTCGGCGCCGGCGGCCTGATGTCGCTGGCGTTCACCATCATCGGCGATATCGTCCCGGCCCGCGAACGGGTGCGCTACCAGGGCTATTTCATGATCGTCTTCGGTGGTGCGACGGTGCTCGGCCCGGTGCTGGGCGGGTTCTTCTCCGATTACGACATCCTCGGCGGCATCGAGGGCTGGCGCTGGGTGTTCCTCGTTAACGTGCCGGTCGGCGTGCTGGCGATGATCGTGGTCGCCAAGGTGCTCAACGTGCCGCATCAACGGCAGAACCATCGCATCGACTGGCTCGGTGCCATCGCGCTGGCGATCTGTGTGGTGCCGTTGCTGATCGTGGCCGAACAGGGCAGGCATTGGGGCTGGGACTCGCACAAGGCGCTGACCTGCTACGGCATCGGCGCGGCCGGGCTGCTGCTGTTCGTGCTGATCGAATTCCTGATGAAGGACGCGGCGCTGATCCCGCTGCGGCTGTTCAAGAACTCGACGTTCAGTGTGACGATCGCGGGCGGGTTCATCGTCGGTGTGGCGATGTTCGGCGCGATCACCATGGTGCCGCAGTATTTCCAGGTGGTGCGCGGCTATTCGCCGACGAAGGCGGGCCTGCTGATGCTGCCGCTGGTGCTGGGCATCATGGTCGGTTCCGGGATCGCGGGCCAGATCACCAAACGCACCGGGCGCTACAAGATCCTGCCGGTGGCCGGCACCTTCATCATCGCGGTGGGCGCCGTACTGTACGCGCAGGTGCATTACGACAGCGCGCTGTGGCAGCCGCTGGTCTACGGCGGTGTGATCGGGCTGGGTCTCGGCGCCTGTATGCAGACGCTGATCATCGCCGCGCAGAACGCGGGCCCGCGCTCGGATATGGGCGTGTCGACGGCGTCGGCGACGTTCTTCCGGCAGATGGGCGGCACCCTCGGCGTCGCGATCTTCCTGACCATTCTGTTCAATCTGCTGCCGCGCAAGATCACCGAGGCCTTCGGGGGGACCCTGCCGCCCGGCTTCGACGCGGCCGCGCTCGGTGATCTGCAGAGCAACACCAGCGTGATCGCGACGCTGCCGCCGGAGGTGCGGGCACCGATCTTGACCGGTTTCACCGATTCCATGCAGGGCGTGTTCTATGCCGCCGCCGCGGTGGCGCTGCTGGCGTGCGTGGTGCTGATGTTCATGAAGGAGATCCCGCTCCAGGACGCGCCGGTGGCGGCGACCGCGCCTGATGCGGAACCGGCCGAGGCGGCGTCCTCCTGGGACGAGGACCAGGTGTGGGAAGGCGCGGCGCAGGCGCTGTCGGAACCGGAACCGGTACTGGCCGCCGCCGCGGCCCGGCACGCCGAGGCCAATGGTCATGGCGCGCACGAGAGTTCCGCGACCTCGGCATTCGACGCCGGCTACGGCGCGGACGTCGCGATCAGCGGGCGCGTCCATCGTGAGGACGGGCAGCCGGTCCCCGACGCCGCGCTCACGCTGATCGACCCGAAGGGCCGCCAGGCGGCGCGGGCCACCGGTGACGCGCACGGCGAGTTCGTCTTCGCGAGCGCGGACGCCGGCAGTTATGTGCTGATCGCGTCAGCGAGCGGGCATCAGCCGACGGCAGTCAACGTGACGGTCGGGTCGCAGCCGCAGCGCCTCGATCTGACCCTGCTCGGCTCGGGGCGACTGTCCGGAGTGGTGCGTTCGGCGGGCAGCGGTGATCCGCTGGCCGGAGCGACCGTCACGCTCACCGATCAGCGCGGCGAGGTGGTGGCAGCCGCGGTGACCGGGGCCGACGGCGGCTATGTGTGCGAGGGCGTCGTCGCCGGGTCGTACACGCTGGTGGCGGTGGCCGACCATATGCGGCCCGACGCGATCACCCTCGCGGTGCCCGACACCGGTGTACTGCGCCACGACATCGAGCTGACACCGATGGCGGTGCTGGTCGGCACGGCCGAAACCGCCGACGGCCGGACCGTCGCCGATGCGCAGATCACCGTGCTGGACGAGTCCGGCGAACTGACCGCCACCACCCGCACCGACGAGCACGGACGTTATGTGGTGCCGGATCTTCCGGTCGGCCGGTACACGATCGTGGCGCGCGGTTATCCGGCCGTCACCGGGCAGGTGCTGGTGTCCGGCGGTGAGGTCTCGCACGACGTGCGGCTGGGGTACGACGACTGA
- a CDS encoding copper-translocating P-type ATPase has translation MLVLAVPVVGANAMFADLLGYELPHSGPVTWISPVLGTVMYVWGGRPFLTGAVSEIRARQPGMMLLIALAITVAFVASWGAVLGIVSHELDFWWELALLIVIMLLGHWIEMRSLGQASSALESLAALLPDEAERVDGAEITTVAVTELAEGDLVVVRPGGRVPADGVVESGSADVDESMITGESIAVRRAAGDRVVAGTVSTDSALRVRITAVGEDTALAGIQRLVSEAQNSTSRAQVLADRAAAWLFWFAAGAAAITATVWLALGEPDAAVTRTITVLVIACPHALGLAIPLVVSIATERAAKAGVLITDRRALEAMRTVDAVLFDKTGTLTKGEPAVVEVAGSDGFDSDRVLALAAAVEGDSEHPLGRAIVTAAEQRGTDIPAARDFAARNGVGVTARVEDATVSVGGPGMLSEHGLAELPESAAWAEQGATVLHVIRDDAVVGALALADEIRPESQQAVDALHERGVHVAMITGDAAPVAHAVARTLGIDEVFAGVLPQDKGAKVKSLQAAGRTVAMVGDGVNDAPALAQADVGLAIGAGTDVAIASAGVVLAGDDPRSVLSVMALSRATYRKMIQNLSWAAGYNLIAVPLAAGVLAPWGFTLPMEVGALLMSASTVVVAINAQLLRRLDLRPAAVLGVADPDANSLVPQQLPVAR, from the coding sequence ATGCTGGTGCTGGCGGTGCCGGTGGTGGGGGCGAACGCGATGTTCGCGGATCTGCTGGGGTACGAGTTGCCGCACAGCGGGCCGGTCACCTGGATTTCGCCGGTGCTGGGGACGGTCATGTACGTGTGGGGTGGGCGGCCGTTTCTCACCGGTGCGGTCAGCGAGATCCGGGCGCGGCAGCCGGGGATGATGCTGCTGATCGCACTCGCCATCACGGTGGCGTTCGTCGCGTCCTGGGGTGCGGTGCTCGGGATCGTGTCGCATGAGCTGGACTTCTGGTGGGAGCTGGCGCTGCTGATCGTGATCATGCTGCTCGGGCATTGGATCGAGATGCGCTCGCTCGGGCAGGCCTCCAGCGCCCTGGAATCGCTGGCGGCGCTGCTGCCCGACGAGGCCGAGCGGGTCGACGGCGCGGAGATCACCACCGTCGCGGTCACCGAACTGGCCGAAGGCGATCTGGTGGTGGTGCGTCCGGGTGGGCGGGTGCCCGCCGACGGTGTGGTCGAATCCGGGAGCGCCGACGTCGACGAATCCATGATCACCGGCGAATCCATCGCCGTGCGGCGCGCCGCGGGTGATCGGGTGGTCGCGGGCACCGTCAGCACCGATTCGGCGCTGCGCGTGCGCATCACGGCGGTGGGGGAGGACACCGCGCTGGCCGGGATCCAGCGCCTGGTCAGCGAGGCGCAGAACTCGACCTCACGGGCGCAGGTGCTGGCCGACCGGGCCGCGGCCTGGCTGTTCTGGTTCGCGGCGGGCGCCGCGGCGATCACCGCGACGGTGTGGCTGGCGCTCGGCGAACCCGACGCCGCCGTCACCCGCACCATCACCGTCCTGGTCATCGCCTGCCCGCACGCACTGGGCCTGGCCATTCCGCTGGTGGTGTCCATCGCGACCGAACGCGCGGCCAAGGCCGGTGTACTGATCACCGACCGCCGTGCGCTGGAGGCGATGCGCACCGTCGACGCGGTGCTGTTCGACAAGACCGGCACCCTCACCAAGGGCGAACCCGCGGTGGTCGAGGTCGCCGGCAGCGACGGCTTCGACAGCGACCGCGTGCTCGCGCTGGCCGCCGCCGTGGAAGGCGACAGCGAACATCCGCTCGGCCGCGCCATCGTCACCGCGGCCGAACAGCGCGGCACCGATATCCCGGCCGCCAGGGATTTCGCGGCCCGCAACGGCGTCGGCGTCACCGCGCGTGTCGAGGACGCAACCGTCAGCGTGGGTGGGCCCGGCATGCTGAGTGAACACGGATTGGCCGAACTACCCGAATCCGCCGCCTGGGCCGAGCAGGGCGCCACCGTGCTGCACGTCATCCGCGACGATGCCGTGGTCGGTGCGCTCGCGCTGGCCGACGAGATCCGCCCGGAATCCCAGCAGGCCGTCGACGCCCTGCATGAGCGCGGCGTTCATGTCGCCATGATCACCGGCGACGCCGCCCCGGTGGCGCACGCGGTGGCGCGCACGCTGGGAATCGACGAGGTCTTCGCCGGTGTGCTGCCGCAGGACAAGGGCGCCAAGGTGAAGTCGCTGCAAGCGGCGGGCCGCACCGTCGCCATGGTCGGCGACGGCGTCAACGACGCACCCGCGCTCGCGCAGGCCGACGTGGGCCTGGCCATCGGCGCGGGCACCGACGTGGCCATCGCCTCGGCGGGCGTGGTGCTGGCCGGCGACGATCCGCGCTCGGTGCTGTCGGTCATGGCTCTCTCGCGTGCCACCTACCGCAAGATGATCCAAAACCTCAGCTGGGCAGCGGGATACAACCTGATCGCGGTGCCGCTGGCCGCCGGTGTGCTCGCGCCGTGGGGCTTCACCCTGCCGATGGAGGTGGGCGCGCTGCTGATGTCGGCGTCCACGGTGGTCGTTGCGATCAATGCCCAGCTGTTGCGGCGGCTGGACCTGCGCCCGGCGGCGGTGCTGGGGGTGGCGGATCCGGATGCGAATTCCCTGGTCCCGCAGCAGCTTCCGGTTGCTCGATAG
- a CDS encoding TIGR03557 family F420-dependent LLM class oxidoreductase, translated as MQIGYKLAAEAFGPEELIRQAVQAEAAGFDFVEMSDHFHPWLDNQGHSCFAWSALGAIAARTERIGIATGVTCPIIRYHPAIVAQAAATLALISQGRFTLGVGSGERLNEHVVAKEFPPVAVRQDMLREALEIIRLLWRGGYQSYDGRYLSISDARVFDLPESPPPIAVAAGGPEAARIAGELGDGLFATAPEARIVDEYRAAGGTGPRYAEVGMAWAPDEQSAAEAAHETTRWSVTGWKVMSELPNPVNFAAATTTVRVDDIREAMACGSDPARYLEVAQNYVDAGYDHLVMQNAGPDPDGFIDFYRRELDKPMRELVAQS; from the coding sequence ATGCAGATCGGGTACAAATTGGCGGCCGAGGCGTTCGGTCCCGAGGAGCTGATCCGTCAGGCGGTGCAGGCCGAGGCCGCGGGCTTCGATTTCGTGGAGATGAGCGATCACTTCCATCCGTGGCTGGACAACCAGGGCCATTCCTGTTTCGCCTGGTCCGCGCTCGGCGCCATCGCCGCGCGCACCGAGCGGATCGGCATCGCCACCGGCGTCACCTGCCCGATCATCCGGTATCACCCGGCGATCGTGGCGCAGGCCGCCGCCACCCTCGCGCTGATCTCGCAGGGCCGGTTCACCCTCGGTGTCGGATCCGGTGAGCGGCTCAACGAGCATGTCGTGGCGAAGGAGTTCCCGCCGGTCGCGGTGCGCCAGGACATGCTGCGCGAGGCGCTCGAGATCATCCGGTTGCTGTGGCGCGGTGGGTATCAGTCCTATGACGGGCGGTATCTGTCGATCTCCGATGCCCGGGTCTTCGATCTGCCCGAGAGCCCGCCGCCCATCGCCGTGGCCGCCGGTGGTCCCGAGGCGGCGCGGATCGCCGGTGAACTGGGCGATGGCCTGTTCGCCACCGCACCCGAAGCCCGCATCGTCGACGAGTACCGGGCCGCGGGCGGAACGGGACCGCGCTATGCCGAGGTCGGTATGGCCTGGGCACCCGATGAACAGAGCGCCGCCGAGGCCGCACACGAGACGACCCGTTGGTCGGTGACGGGCTGGAAGGTGATGAGCGAGTTGCCGAATCCGGTGAACTTCGCCGCCGCGACCACCACGGTGCGCGTGGACGACATCCGCGAGGCGATGGCCTGCGGGTCCGATCCCGCCCGCTATCTCGAGGTGGCGCAGAACTATGTCGACGCCGGTTACGACCATCTGGTGATGCAGAACGCCGGCCCTGATCCCGACGGGTTCATCGACTTCTACCGCCGTGAGCTCGACAAGCCGATGCGCGAGCTCGTCGCCCAGTCCTGA
- a CDS encoding UdgX family uracil-DNA binding protein (This protein belongs to the uracil DNA glycosylase superfamily, members of which act in excision repair of DNA. However, it belongs more specifically to UdgX branch, whose founding member was found to bind uracil in DNA (where it does not belong), without cleaving it, appears to promote DNA repair by a pathway involving RecA, rather than base excision.) — MSTAARRPARKPPGAAEFVPPDADLAQLREAAAGCRGCELYRDATQTVFGEGPPAARVVMVGEQPGDQEDRAGHPFVGPAGRLLDRALAEAGFDRDEVYVTNAVKHFKFVERGKRRIHKQPSRTEVVACSAWLNAELGVLAPDLVVCLGAVATKAVLGPSATVGEVRGVVLDRPDYQVTATVHPSAVLRSTDRKAAYAEFVGDLARIHDMALP; from the coding sequence GTGAGCACCGCGGCGCGGCGCCCGGCGCGCAAACCGCCCGGTGCCGCCGAATTCGTGCCGCCCGACGCCGATCTGGCGCAACTGCGCGAGGCGGCGGCGGGTTGTCGCGGCTGCGAGCTGTACCGCGACGCCACCCAGACCGTGTTCGGCGAGGGCCCGCCCGCCGCCCGGGTGGTCATGGTCGGTGAACAGCCCGGCGATCAGGAGGATCGCGCGGGCCATCCGTTCGTCGGCCCGGCCGGCCGGCTGCTCGATCGCGCCTTGGCCGAGGCCGGTTTCGACCGCGACGAGGTGTATGTGACCAATGCGGTCAAGCATTTCAAGTTCGTCGAACGCGGTAAGCGCCGCATCCACAAACAGCCCAGCCGCACCGAGGTGGTGGCCTGTTCGGCCTGGTTGAACGCCGAACTCGGCGTGCTGGCACCGGATCTGGTGGTGTGCCTGGGCGCGGTGGCCACCAAGGCCGTGCTCGGCCCCTCCGCCACCGTCGGTGAGGTGCGCGGCGTCGTGCTCGACCGGCCCGACTATCAGGTGACCGCGACCGTGCATCCGTCGGCGGTGCTGCGCTCCACCGACCGCAAGGCCGCCTACGCCGAATTCGTCGGCGATCTGGCCCGCATCCACGACATGGCCCTGCCCTGA